The Hydrogenobacter sp. T-2 region GAGCAAGCCATAAGCAGTCCTCTGCTCGAAGGAAACAGCATACAGGGGGCGAGGAGACTTCTTGTAACCCTTTGGGTAAGTGAAGATGTACCTTTCAGAGAGGTAGAAGAAACTATAGGCAAGATAAGAGAGACCGCTCATGAGGATGCTCTAATAATCTTTGGTGCTATGCTTGAAAACAGCAAGGAGAACTTTATGAGGGTGGCTGTGGTTGCCACAGATTTTGAAAACGCCCAAAGCCTTGGACAGCTCAAGGTGGTAAAAAAACCTGAGTTCAAAGAACCTATAAAGAAGGCAGTCTCAGAAACCACAATAGAACCCGTCCAGCCAGAAATTGAGGAAATACCAGCCTACCTTAGGAGAAAGAAGAAAATATAAGCATGCAAAGAGTAGACACAAAGGGCGATAAGTCCATCGCCTTTATCCTTGGGCTTGTTTACGGATACAGAAACGCACAGTTTGAACTAAAGGTTTTTGATATCAAAGAGTTTTGCAAAGAAGATCACGCTAAGGATAAGGTTTATTACATAAACAGAAAAAAGGGAGAGGTCTATGAATACTACACGGAGGATACTACGCATATATGTGTTTTAAAAGAGGATAAAGTTAACGGTAAAGTTGTGCTTTTTGTATACAAAAATAAAGTGAAATAAAAGTCTTGAATTAAAATATTCTCAAGCCTATAATACCAAACATGCTTTTAATGATATTCACTCTCCTTATTATTTCCTTATCCAGAGCGGGAGAGCTTGAAGAACTTATAAAACATGCCCTTGAGGATTCACCAATACTAAAAACTTATAAACATATGAAAAGGTCTTCAGAATACAGAGAAGTATACTCAAAGAGCCTTCCAAACCCGTCTATTTCTCTTGGCTTTAACAACATCCCTATAAATAGACCCTATCCAAGCAAGTATGAGCCCATGAGTAGTTTTTCTATAGGAATAAGCCAGATGTATATACTTCCTGTAAAAAGGGAGAGAGAATCTTTTACTGCAAGGATGGAGGGTGAGGTTTTCAAACTTCAGGAGGAGCTGGCGAGAAGAGAGCTTATAAGGGATATAAAGTTGAAATACCTTGAATGGCTATACGCAAAAAAGAAAGAAGACCTTTTAAGGAACATACTTTCTGAGATAAGGTCTATTGAAAAACTTACTGAGGAAAACTACAAGCTCGGCAGGGCGAGCCTCTCTGACCTTCTTTCTCTAAAGGCGGAAGCTCTCAGAGTTGAAAGGGAAATAAAAAATCTGATGGAAGAAAGGAGGCTTATAAAAACGGAAATTGATAGCCTTGTGGGGAAAAATATAGAGCTTAGAGGCGAAGAACCTAAGATTGAAGAGATTGACCTGAAAGAAATTGATGAAGATAAAAGCCCTTACCTAAGAGTAATATGGGCTGAGATGGAAAGGCTTAAGGCTGAGGTGGAAAGGAGGAAGGTGGAATATTTGCCAGACTTAGAGCTTATGGCGGAATACATGATAAGACCGAGGCTTGACAATATGTTCAGTCTCAAGGCGAGCGTGAGCCTTCCTCTTAGAAGGTCTCGAAGGGAGAACCTTATGGTGCTTGAGAAGTTAGAAGACCTCAAGGCAAAGGAGCAAGAGCTGGGGAAGGTAAGACTTCAAGTCAAAAGGGATATAAACTCGCTAAGGATTGAGGAAGAAAGGATAAGGGAGTTGCAATCCTTAACAGAAGAGTTAAGGAGAGAAAAGGAAAGAGAACTCAAAGCCCTTCAGATTTCCTATTCCTTTGGAAAGGCGGACTTTAGGGACATACTCAGGCTCTACAGAGAACTGTGGGAGCTTAGGATGAACCTTATTGAGCTTGAACTTTCTAAAAAAAGTCTATACATAAGGGCGGAGGTTTACCGATGAAGAAGGCACTTTTACTTATATTTTTTGTGAGCTTCTTGATAATACCCATTTTTCTATATCTAAAGAAAAGCTCTGGAGACCACAGACATGAAGTAAATGTGGCTTTGCTTAGCCTTGAGTCAGAGGGGATAAGGCTTACGCTTTATTCAAAGGATGGCACTCTCAGAGTAGGCAAGAACCACCTAACCCTTGAGGTCAGTCCAGAGGGGAAACTCCAGAGCCTTTATTTTTATATGCCACCCATGCCTGGAATGGGTGAGATGAGGGAGGATGCTATTCTTAAGGAGGTTGGAAAGGGAAGGTATGAGGGCACTGTAAACATAAGCATGGCTGGTTCATGGCAGATAGTCGCTCAAGTTGAGGGAAGGCTTCTAAAGAAGGAAGTTTCCATACCTCTTTATGGAGGAGAAGGAAGTGGAACTTCTGCTGAGGATGGCATAAGGATAAGCCCAGAAAAACTTCAGCTGATTGGAGTGCAAACAGAGGAAGTGAGAAAGGTTGACCTTATGGAGAGCTTTAGCACCATTGGGTATGTGTCCTACGACCTTTCAAGGACTTATGAGATTACTCTTAGGTCTGACGCATGGGTCTTAGATACCTTTGGAAGGTTTGAGGGAGAGCTTATAGGAGTAGGCACACCTCTCATGAAGGTCTTGAGTCCAGAGGTAGAGATAGCAAGGGAGGAGCTAAAGCTTGCAAAGGAGATGGGAAAGGGTGAGCTTGAAGGGATTGTAAAGGAAAGGCTTTCTTACCTAAAGGCAGGTGAAGTGATAACCTCTCCTCACTCTGGAGTAATCATAGAAAGAAAGGTTTCACCTGGAGGGTTTGTAAAGGCTGGTGATACCGCATACCTAATAGCGGATATATCAAAGGTATGGGTAATTGCGGAAGTGCCTCAACAATACGCAGGAAGCGTAAAGAGAGGTATGAGGGTTATACTAAGCCCTGTGGGAAGCAATGAAACCTTCTATGGTAGGGTGGAATACATCTTTCCGGAGGCGGATAAGGAAGCAAGAACGCTGAAGGTTAGAATAGACCTTCCAAGAAGAGACTTGAAGATAAATCAACTTCTTGAAGTTTACTTTGAAAAGCCCTTAGGAAACATTCTTGCAGTGCCAGAAAGTGCTGTGGTGGATACGGGAAGAAGGCAGGTGGTCTTTGTGGAAAAGGAGCCAGGGCTCTACGAGCCAAGAAGGGTAAGGCTTGGAAAGAAAGCGGAAGGCTACTATGAGGTGCTTGAGGGTCTTAAAGAAGGTGAGAAGGTGGTGGTCAAGGGAACCTTTCTTTTAGACTCAGAAGCACAACTAAGGGGCTTTTACGGACAGGAGGTAAGAGGTCATGAACACCATCATTGAGCTACTTTTTACCCATAAACCTACCATAGAGGAGGAGAAGGTATATCATCAAAAGGGTCACGAAAAAAAGCCCAAGAAAATACAGAAAAACATCCATAAGAAAAAT contains the following coding sequences:
- a CDS encoding TolC family protein, translated to MIFTLLIISLSRAGELEELIKHALEDSPILKTYKHMKRSSEYREVYSKSLPNPSISLGFNNIPINRPYPSKYEPMSSFSIGISQMYILPVKRERESFTARMEGEVFKLQEELARRELIRDIKLKYLEWLYAKKKEDLLRNILSEIRSIEKLTEENYKLGRASLSDLLSLKAEALRVEREIKNLMEERRLIKTEIDSLVGKNIELRGEEPKIEEIDLKEIDEDKSPYLRVIWAEMERLKAEVERRKVEYLPDLELMAEYMIRPRLDNMFSLKASVSLPLRRSRRENLMVLEKLEDLKAKEQELGKVRLQVKRDINSLRIEEERIRELQSLTEELRREKERELKALQISYSFGKADFRDILRLYRELWELRMNLIELELSKKSLYIRAEVYR
- a CDS encoding efflux RND transporter periplasmic adaptor subunit — its product is MKKALLLIFFVSFLIIPIFLYLKKSSGDHRHEVNVALLSLESEGIRLTLYSKDGTLRVGKNHLTLEVSPEGKLQSLYFYMPPMPGMGEMREDAILKEVGKGRYEGTVNISMAGSWQIVAQVEGRLLKKEVSIPLYGGEGSGTSAEDGIRISPEKLQLIGVQTEEVRKVDLMESFSTIGYVSYDLSRTYEITLRSDAWVLDTFGRFEGELIGVGTPLMKVLSPEVEIAREELKLAKEMGKGELEGIVKERLSYLKAGEVITSPHSGVIIERKVSPGGFVKAGDTAYLIADISKVWVIAEVPQQYAGSVKRGMRVILSPVGSNETFYGRVEYIFPEADKEARTLKVRIDLPRRDLKINQLLEVYFEKPLGNILAVPESAVVDTGRRQVVFVEKEPGLYEPRRVRLGKKAEGYYEVLEGLKEGEKVVVKGTFLLDSEAQLRGFYGQEVRGHEHHH